The proteins below are encoded in one region of Corynebacterium sphenisci DSM 44792:
- the rpmA gene encoding 50S ribosomal protein L27 translates to MASKKGASSTNNGRDSEAKRLGIKRFGGQQVKAGEILVRQRGTSFHPGENVGRGGDDTLFALKSGAVEFGTKRNKRTVSIVENAEA, encoded by the coding sequence ATGGCTTCCAAGAAGGGTGCGTCCAGCACCAACAACGGCCGCGACTCCGAGGCCAAGCGCCTCGGCATCAAGCGCTTCGGCGGCCAGCAGGTCAAGGCCGGCGAGATCCTCGTCCGCCAGCGCGGCACCTCCTTCCACCCCGGCGAGAACGTCGGCCGTGGCGGGGATGACACCCTCTTCGCGCTGAAGTCCGGCGCCGTCGAGTTCGGCACCAAGCGCAACAAGCGCACCGTCTCCATCGTGGAGAACGCCGAGGCCTAA